One Rhodoferax ferrireducens T118 DNA segment encodes these proteins:
- the dnaA gene encoding chromosomal replication initiator protein DnaA: protein MTEGQYANHPDFKGTGDGQSLWQTCVDQLAQELPEQQFNTWIKPLSAQVTDDLAQITIFVANRFKLDWIRAQYSKRITSLLEMFSGQTIHLELALAPREIFVRSQLTHRSMEPIPMDGVAELGEDRNPSSLKNRLNTALTFDTLIEGTANRMARAAAMHVAGMPGHLYNPLFIYGGVGLGKTHLMHAVGNRLLADQPNAKVLYIHAEQFVSDVVKAYQRKTFDEFKERYHSLDLLLIDDVQFFANKERTQEEFFNAFEALLAKKSHIVMTSDTYPKGLTDIHERLVSRFDSGLTVAIEPPELEMRVAILINKARVEGIVMPEEVAFFVAKNVRSNVRELEGALRKILAYSRFNQKDISILLAREALRDLLSIQNRQISVENIQKTVADYYKIKIADMYSKKRPASIARPRQIAMYLAKELTQKSLPEIGELFGGRDHTTVLHAVRKIGGERQQMTELNQQLHVLEQTLKG, encoded by the coding sequence ATGACAGAGGGACAATACGCCAACCATCCCGACTTCAAGGGCACTGGCGATGGACAAAGCCTGTGGCAAACGTGTGTTGATCAACTGGCGCAGGAACTCCCGGAACAGCAGTTCAACACCTGGATCAAACCACTATCGGCGCAGGTCACAGACGACCTTGCCCAAATCACCATCTTTGTTGCCAACCGGTTCAAGCTGGATTGGATCAGAGCCCAATACAGCAAACGTATCACCAGCCTGCTGGAAATGTTTTCGGGCCAAACCATACATTTGGAGTTAGCGCTTGCTCCCCGCGAGATTTTTGTCAGGAGCCAACTTACTCATCGTTCGATGGAACCCATTCCGATGGACGGCGTGGCCGAATTGGGAGAGGACCGAAACCCGAGCAGTCTTAAAAACCGGCTCAACACGGCCCTGACCTTCGACACCCTGATTGAAGGGACCGCTAACCGCATGGCACGTGCAGCGGCGATGCACGTCGCGGGCATGCCGGGACACCTGTACAACCCGCTTTTCATCTACGGCGGTGTTGGCTTGGGCAAGACTCATTTGATGCACGCCGTCGGCAATCGGCTGCTGGCTGATCAGCCAAATGCCAAAGTTCTCTACATCCATGCCGAGCAATTTGTATCTGATGTGGTTAAGGCTTATCAGCGCAAGACTTTTGATGAATTTAAAGAGCGTTACCACTCACTGGATTTGTTGCTGATTGATGACGTCCAGTTTTTTGCCAATAAAGAACGTACGCAAGAAGAATTTTTCAACGCCTTCGAGGCTTTGCTGGCCAAAAAGTCGCACATCGTGATGACCAGCGACACTTATCCGAAAGGCCTGACGGACATCCATGAACGCCTGGTGTCACGCTTTGATTCCGGACTGACGGTGGCGATCGAACCCCCCGAGCTGGAAATGCGGGTCGCTATTTTGATCAACAAGGCACGGGTTGAGGGCATTGTGATGCCGGAAGAGGTGGCTTTTTTCGTGGCCAAGAATGTGCGCTCCAATGTGCGCGAACTCGAAGGCGCGTTACGCAAAATTCTGGCCTACTCCCGGTTCAACCAGAAAGATATCTCGATCTTGCTGGCACGCGAGGCGTTGCGCGACCTGCTCTCGATCCAGAATCGCCAGATTTCAGTCGAAAACATCCAGAAAACTGTGGCTGACTACTACAAGATAAAAATTGCGGATATGTACTCCAAGAAACGGCCGGCCAGCATCGCCCGGCCGCGCCAGATTGCCATGTACCTGGCCAAGGAACTGACACAAAAAAGTCTTCCCGAAATTGGCGAATTGTTTGGTGGACGCGACCACACCACTGTCTTGCATGCGGTCCGAAAGATCGGCGGTGAGCGCCAGCAAATGACCGAGTTGAACCAGCAGCTTCATGTGCTGGAGCAGACGCTCAAAGGCTGA
- the dnaN gene encoding DNA polymerase III subunit beta, whose product MIVLKATQDKVLSVLQSVAGIVERRHTLPILANVLIRKTGTSLQLTTSDLEIQIRTTAELDGDTGDFTTVGARKLIDILRTMPADQTVSLESSAAKLILKGGKSRFTLQTMAAEDFPLVQEAASFGPVFSVPQKTLKDLLSQVSFAMAVHDIRYYLNGILFVAEGSQLSLVATDGHRLAFASATLDVEVPKQEVILPRKTVIELQRLLSDTQGAIEMQFANNQAKFSFDGMEFVTKLVEGKFPDYNRVIPKNHQNSITLGRSALLATLQRTAILTSEKFKGVRLNIDPGTLRVASNNAEQEEAVDELDIDYGGDSIEIGFNVTYLIDALANMSQDMVRLELSDGNSSALFTIPDNATFKYVVMPMRI is encoded by the coding sequence ATGATCGTTCTGAAGGCAACACAAGACAAGGTTTTATCGGTTTTGCAATCGGTAGCGGGCATCGTTGAACGTCGGCACACGCTGCCTATCCTGGCCAATGTGCTGATCCGCAAAACAGGCACTTCGCTGCAACTGACCACCAGCGATCTCGAAATTCAGATTCGCACCACGGCAGAGCTCGATGGTGACACAGGCGATTTCACCACCGTGGGGGCGCGCAAGTTGATTGATATTTTGCGCACCATGCCCGCGGATCAAACCGTGTCACTGGAGTCAAGTGCCGCCAAGCTCATCCTCAAGGGTGGCAAGAGTCGGTTCACGCTGCAAACCATGGCCGCCGAGGACTTTCCGCTGGTGCAGGAAGCGGCCAGCTTCGGCCCGGTGTTCAGTGTGCCGCAAAAAACGTTGAAAGACCTGCTGAGCCAGGTCTCATTTGCCATGGCGGTGCATGACATCCGCTACTATTTGAACGGCATTCTGTTCGTCGCCGAAGGTAGCCAACTCAGTCTGGTGGCCACCGACGGTCACCGCCTGGCCTTCGCTTCGGCCACGCTGGATGTGGAAGTGCCCAAGCAGGAAGTGATTCTGCCGCGCAAAACCGTCATTGAACTGCAGCGTTTGCTCTCTGACACCCAGGGCGCCATTGAGATGCAGTTTGCCAACAACCAAGCCAAGTTCAGCTTCGATGGCATGGAGTTTGTTACCAAGCTGGTCGAAGGTAAGTTCCCGGACTACAACCGGGTTATTCCCAAAAACCACCAGAACAGCATCACACTGGGCCGCAGCGCTTTGCTGGCAACATTGCAGCGCACCGCCATCCTGACCAGTGAAAAATTCAAAGGGGTGCGCCTGAACATTGACCCCGGCACGCTGCGGGTGGCGTCCAACAACGCCGAGCAGGAAGAGGCGGTAGATGAGCTCGATATTGATTATGGCGGCGACAGCATCGAGATCGGTTTCAATGTGACCTATCTGATTGATGCGCTGGCCAATATGAGCCAGGACATGGTGCGGCTGGAACTGTCTGACGGAAACAGTTCAGCCTTGTTCACCATTCCCGACAACGCCACCTTCAAATACGTGGTGATGCCGATGCGAATTTGA